One Vallitalea pronyensis genomic region harbors:
- a CDS encoding carbohydrate ABC transporter permease — protein sequence MVVLGRNKKIKMGDVVFNVFNYTGMLFLCIVTLYPFINTIAISFNAGIDTIRGGIHLWPRVWTIENYRAVFASGTIYRAFGVSIARTVLSVGFGIFLTTLIAYVLSRKEFIFRKHLTMIFVFTMYFNAGLIPVFFLIRGLGLINNFLVYVIPGLVNAFNMIVIRTYILGLPDSMVESARIDGASEFKIFLSIIIPLCKPVLATIALFIAVGSWNQWFDTFLYASSKQELSTLQYELMKLLSSSLRNSSNASMASGGVNVNEAAKNMVTPMSIRAAITIVAAVPILVVYPFLQKHFVKGLVIGSVKE from the coding sequence ATGGTTGTATTAGGTAGAAATAAAAAAATCAAAATGGGAGATGTGGTATTTAATGTGTTCAACTACACAGGTATGCTCTTCCTTTGTATCGTCACATTGTATCCTTTCATCAATACTATTGCCATATCTTTTAATGCAGGTATTGATACCATAAGAGGTGGTATTCACCTATGGCCTAGAGTATGGACCATCGAAAATTATCGCGCTGTATTTGCGTCAGGCACCATTTATAGAGCATTTGGTGTGTCCATAGCAAGAACGGTGTTGTCCGTTGGCTTTGGGATTTTTCTCACCACGTTAATTGCTTACGTGTTAAGCCGAAAAGAATTTATATTTAGAAAGCACTTAACCATGATCTTTGTCTTTACCATGTATTTTAATGCGGGGTTAATACCTGTATTCTTTCTTATTAGGGGATTAGGATTAATCAATAATTTCCTCGTTTACGTTATTCCTGGGTTAGTGAATGCCTTTAATATGATTGTTATTCGTACGTACATATTAGGTTTACCGGATTCCATGGTAGAAAGTGCTCGGATAGATGGTGCTTCAGAATTCAAGATTTTTTTAAGTATTATTATACCTCTCTGTAAGCCGGTTCTTGCAACCATTGCTTTATTTATAGCCGTTGGTTCTTGGAATCAATGGTTTGATACGTTTTTATACGCATCCTCCAAGCAAGAATTATCCACCTTGCAATATGAATTGATGAAGCTATTATCCTCATCCCTTAGAAACAGTTCCAATGCATCCATGGCATCGGGTGGTGTGAACGTCAATGAAGCGGCAAAAAACATGGTAACACCCATGTCCATTCGGGCAGCCATTACCATTGTTGCAGCTGTACCGATTCTGGTCGTTTATCCATTTCTTCAAAAACATTTTGTAAAGGGCTTGGTCATTGGTTCCGTTAAAGAATAA
- a CDS encoding extracellular solute-binding protein, which yields MNVKKRVLSMVAIMMVLAITMTGCGGKKEVDTSHLGNANGDNQTGDTDASAKNAAPITYSVFIGAPDQQLTKNNKIMALIEERFGVTFEFEYLVGDLDQKTGVMIASGEYPDIIVSNNTQDFINAGAYRPLEEYMSKDKTPHLYSHFEPYMNKIKADDGHIYVLPNYGRYYNDYIITDYVGPAFWIQKEVLKEFNYPEVKTLDAYFDLIEAYMDKYPEIDGQPTIGFEALSFDWRSFCLKNPPAQLSGYPNDGGVVVDPETHVAEVFCNTDKAKPYYKKLNEAYNKGIIKADTFIQNYDEYLARLSTGAVLGMFDQGWQFAAARDSLIAQGKIERTWAPLAITYDESITPYYLDRGALNIDRGFGISNQCKDPERFIQLVDALLTEDWQKILSWGIEGEDYMVDEKGMFYRTEEQRLNQEDTAWKLANKGGQFFEQLPKLEGTFSDGNAFSPGSQPYEYRSALKEIDIELLDAYGVDYISELLGRAPENRKDYPAWQIPLGDGTDAAVAEQQLHETQLRYIPQLILGSPDKFDSGWEDYLDKFKSIDIKAYESRINEGIQERLKEW from the coding sequence ATGAATGTAAAAAAAAGAGTATTAAGCATGGTAGCAATCATGATGGTGTTAGCCATAACCATGACAGGCTGTGGTGGTAAAAAGGAAGTGGATACAAGTCATTTGGGAAATGCAAATGGAGATAACCAGACAGGTGATACGGATGCATCTGCTAAGAACGCAGCACCCATTACATATAGCGTTTTTATTGGTGCACCGGATCAACAATTGACAAAAAACAATAAGATCATGGCATTGATTGAAGAGCGTTTTGGTGTGACCTTTGAGTTCGAATATTTAGTGGGTGACTTAGACCAAAAAACAGGTGTTATGATTGCATCAGGAGAATACCCGGATATTATTGTTTCAAACAATACCCAGGATTTTATCAATGCAGGTGCCTATAGACCCCTTGAAGAATATATGTCCAAAGATAAAACACCTCATTTATACAGTCATTTTGAGCCATATATGAATAAGATAAAAGCGGATGATGGCCATATATACGTTTTACCTAATTATGGCAGGTACTATAACGACTATATTATTACAGATTATGTGGGACCAGCCTTTTGGATTCAAAAAGAAGTGCTAAAGGAATTCAACTACCCAGAAGTAAAAACATTGGACGCCTATTTTGACCTCATTGAGGCTTATATGGATAAATATCCAGAAATTGACGGACAGCCTACCATAGGTTTTGAAGCGCTTTCTTTTGACTGGCGTTCCTTTTGCTTAAAGAATCCTCCTGCTCAATTATCCGGATACCCAAATGATGGCGGGGTTGTTGTGGATCCTGAAACCCATGTAGCAGAGGTGTTTTGCAATACCGATAAAGCAAAGCCTTATTATAAAAAGTTAAACGAAGCCTATAACAAGGGGATTATCAAAGCAGACACATTTATTCAAAACTACGATGAGTACTTGGCACGATTATCAACAGGTGCTGTTCTAGGTATGTTTGATCAGGGATGGCAGTTTGCAGCAGCAAGAGATTCCCTCATTGCACAAGGTAAAATTGAAAGAACATGGGCACCTTTAGCCATTACCTATGATGAAAGCATCACCCCTTATTATTTAGATCGAGGTGCATTAAACATTGACCGAGGTTTTGGTATTTCCAACCAGTGTAAAGACCCTGAACGCTTTATTCAATTGGTGGATGCACTGCTGACTGAAGATTGGCAGAAAATCCTGTCTTGGGGGATTGAAGGAGAAGACTATATGGTAGATGAAAAGGGGATGTTCTATCGTACAGAGGAACAACGCCTTAATCAAGAGGATACAGCTTGGAAGTTAGCCAATAAGGGGGGACAATTCTTTGAACAGTTACCTAAATTAGAAGGAACCTTTAGTGATGGCAACGCTTTCTCACCAGGCTCACAGCCTTATGAATATCGTAGTGCCCTAAAAGAAATTGATATTGAATTATTAGACGCTTATGGCGTGGACTATATCTCAGAACTATTAGGAAGGGCCCCAGAAAATAGAAAAGACTACCCAGCTTGGCAGATACCCCTAGGTGATGGTACCGATGCTGCGGTGGCAGAACAGCAATTACATGAAACACAACTCCGATACATCCCTCAGTTAATCCTAGGATCACCAGACAAATTTGATAGTGGGTGGGAGGATTATCTGGATAAGTTCAAGTCCATTGATATAAAAGCCTATGAAAGTCGTATTAATGAAGGTATACAAGAGCGACTTAAGGAATGGTAA
- a CDS encoding sensor histidine kinase, with translation MNFIKKVDDIPIRLKFVSVYMIFILIPMVIIYGVFFTRISKEVRLREETELSQSLDRVHKDLMFLSEGCLYIARDIAIDRSLNALLDYTYPFSSDYYAAYYNTLRDSIQRYQSVFNNVVKVSVFTNNPTMDPGAFFYPLDQAKDSLWFQEYKRYDKQSAFVGWVEENTLIQKKRNKQISLIRKMDEFNQYNTYEKYIKIDVNLIKIENILQKESLMTFLLVNQQGQILVTSDDAYLYNNSKELSVFDKGIYHGKNKVLTKTITIIDNQNWNIIGIGSTSRLSKRIQNYGILIFGLCLLSFLLSIIMIYIFSNSYNRRIHMLQKHMKKVEHSDFSLIRQDGGKDEIGYLMRSFNKMTHRINDLVNKVLYFELREKEHQLASVKAELNYLQSQMDPHFLFNTLNAILVVCNRKNYTDITEIIKYLSKTLRRLLVWDDVMVPIEDEINFTEMYLKIEKFRFQDKFDYTIELEDAVKHYKIPKMTIQPFVENACKHGIQASKDNGQVLVRIYGLGEQIVMVIQDNGVGMPTEKVAELLQDNSQGNIGINNVYKRLKLNYQDAFHMKIESALQLGTTVMIHLPNPDHNRASSEIEGGVVNG, from the coding sequence ATGAATTTCATCAAAAAAGTGGATGACATTCCTATTCGGCTGAAATTTGTTAGTGTGTATATGATCTTTATTCTTATCCCTATGGTTATCATCTATGGGGTTTTCTTTACAAGAATTTCAAAAGAAGTGCGCCTAAGAGAGGAAACGGAACTTAGCCAATCCTTAGATCGGGTACACAAAGACTTGATGTTTCTATCGGAAGGATGCTTATACATTGCCAGAGATATAGCCATAGACCGTAGCCTTAATGCTTTACTGGATTATACCTATCCCTTTTCATCGGATTATTATGCCGCTTATTATAATACCCTAAGAGACAGTATTCAGAGATATCAATCCGTTTTTAATAATGTGGTGAAGGTATCTGTCTTCACAAATAATCCTACCATGGATCCTGGTGCCTTTTTCTATCCTTTGGACCAAGCAAAAGACAGTTTATGGTTTCAAGAATACAAACGATATGACAAACAAAGTGCTTTTGTGGGATGGGTTGAAGAAAACACGTTAATACAAAAGAAACGCAATAAGCAAATTAGTCTTATACGAAAAATGGATGAATTTAACCAATATAACACCTATGAAAAATACATTAAAATAGATGTGAATCTGATTAAAATAGAAAATATCCTTCAAAAAGAAAGTCTTATGACATTTTTGCTGGTTAATCAACAGGGTCAGATATTGGTTACATCTGATGATGCTTATCTGTATAATAACAGCAAGGAATTAAGTGTATTTGACAAGGGTATCTATCATGGTAAAAACAAGGTGTTAACTAAAACAATCACCATAATAGACAATCAAAATTGGAACATTATTGGTATAGGGTCAACTAGCCGATTATCCAAACGCATACAAAATTATGGTATCTTAATCTTTGGCTTATGTTTGTTAAGCTTTCTACTCTCTATTATCATGATCTATATCTTCTCTAATTCCTATAACAGACGTATACATATGCTACAAAAACACATGAAGAAAGTGGAGCATAGCGACTTTTCCTTAATCAGACAAGATGGTGGCAAAGATGAAATTGGGTATCTGATGCGTTCATTTAATAAAATGACCCATCGCATCAATGATTTAGTCAATAAGGTTCTATATTTTGAATTAAGGGAGAAAGAACATCAATTAGCCAGCGTTAAGGCAGAGCTGAACTATCTACAGAGCCAAATGGACCCTCATTTCTTGTTCAATACCCTTAACGCTATTTTAGTGGTTTGTAACCGTAAAAACTACACAGACATTACAGAAATCATTAAGTACTTATCCAAAACATTAAGAAGGTTATTGGTATGGGATGATGTGATGGTGCCCATAGAAGATGAAATTAATTTTACAGAAATGTACCTTAAAATAGAGAAATTCAGATTTCAAGACAAGTTTGATTATACCATTGAACTGGAGGATGCCGTTAAGCATTATAAAATCCCCAAAATGACCATACAGCCTTTTGTTGAAAATGCCTGTAAACATGGTATACAAGCCAGTAAGGATAATGGTCAAGTCCTTGTACGTATCTATGGTCTTGGGGAACAGATTGTTATGGTGATACAAGACAATGGTGTAGGCATGCCAACGGAAAAGGTGGCGGAGTTACTGCAAGATAACAGTCAAGGGAATATTGGCATCAACAATGTTTACAAGCGGTTAAAACTTAATTATCAGGATGCTTTTCACATGAAGATTGAGAGTGCGTTGCAATTAGGAACCACGGTGATGATTCATTTACCCAACCCTGACCATAACAGGGCATCAAGTGAGATAGAAGGAGGCGTTGTGAATGGTTGA
- a CDS encoding efflux RND transporter permease subunit — MNRIIQYAIKERKTTLLIAVALIVYGLYNYYLLPKQENPDTTSPAAVITTVFPGASAVEVEEQVTKIVEEEAMALEGVDSIESISNNNVSIVIVKLKTEADSAKQWEELERLMRNMDSQLPLGVKKPAIETDLINSAGFIISLSDGFYSQLEQHAIDLKQQLQMVKGVRKVTIQGMREKQVMIDIDYSLLNQYDLSMEDIRDLLIAQNLNIPAGYLQDSGNVAVNVKGKFESLDEIGDLILTVSKDTGAMVQLKDIAKISMEHKEDERQYRHNGQDAILITGYFEENKNVIHIGDDVKKAIGDYQDTMADETALHDVLFQPEEVGNAVNDFIISLLQGMLFVLIVVFIGVGIRNALIIAMSIPLSICITLIVMKLTGIHIEQMSISGLIVALGILVDNSIVISDAIQVKLNEGLEKKEAAFRGAREQLVPVLTSTLTTLAAFAAITTLPGSAGEFVKSLPQVVFISLSASYVVAMLITPALGSLFFKARGPIDHQKRHRIRRFFHYILIRSFKHKIITTISSFALLGLAVLAALTLEIDLFPYADKDLMYVDLQGEVKGDTAKTKTYVEVVEGILAEEEAITTYTSSIGGSLPKFYITVNPLASTADMGQILFRVDLKKSVFSNQNDYMIYLQDKLNHALYQGVATVNQLELTESGSDFKVVIAGEDMDTLKGLADEVEKKLLETPGTINVQSNSVGKVYAYQVDIDSAMATTFGLTKYDIQNQLNLSLYGSSPTTLQLNNTTYDIWLKTNASTIKDIENLRIKSRITGNKTLLKQVAHTRLEDNLPTINRLDGRRAITVETNVISGYSVLEIGNEVEALIEDYPDKEGLQVKYFGQKETMDNYLSGLDVAALFSLAIIYIILLLQFNSYKQPFVILITVPLSLIGSILIFVLFDIKVTFTVLLGLISLIGIVVNNAILLIEYMNRARASGSALEEACMESVDKRFRPIMLSTVTTVMGLVPLALSGSSFFSPMAIALMGGLMVSTVLTLVIIPVVYALVEKE, encoded by the coding sequence ATGAATAGAATCATTCAATATGCCATAAAAGAGCGAAAAACAACGTTACTTATTGCAGTTGCGCTCATTGTCTATGGGTTATATAATTATTATTTACTACCCAAACAGGAAAATCCAGATACCACATCACCAGCAGCTGTTATTACCACCGTTTTTCCAGGTGCTTCTGCTGTTGAAGTGGAGGAACAGGTTACTAAAATTGTAGAAGAAGAAGCCATGGCCTTAGAAGGGGTAGACAGTATTGAATCCATTTCCAATAACAACGTATCCATTGTCATTGTGAAGCTTAAAACAGAAGCGGATAGTGCCAAGCAGTGGGAAGAACTTGAGCGGCTTATGCGTAACATGGACAGCCAATTACCTCTTGGCGTAAAGAAGCCCGCCATTGAAACGGATTTAATTAACTCAGCAGGATTTATTATAAGCTTATCAGATGGGTTCTATAGTCAATTAGAACAACATGCAATCGATTTAAAGCAACAATTACAGATGGTTAAAGGTGTTAGAAAAGTAACCATACAAGGTATGCGAGAAAAACAAGTCATGATTGACATAGACTACTCTCTGCTGAATCAGTATGATTTATCCATGGAAGACATAAGGGATCTCCTTATAGCTCAGAACCTTAATATACCTGCCGGTTATCTTCAAGATTCTGGCAATGTAGCTGTAAACGTGAAAGGTAAGTTTGAATCACTAGATGAGATTGGAGACTTAATCCTAACCGTATCAAAAGACACAGGCGCTATGGTTCAACTAAAAGATATCGCTAAAATCAGCATGGAGCATAAAGAAGATGAACGACAGTATCGTCATAATGGACAAGATGCTATATTAATAACTGGGTACTTTGAAGAAAACAAAAATGTCATTCATATTGGTGATGACGTAAAAAAAGCTATCGGTGATTATCAAGACACCATGGCGGATGAAACGGCACTTCATGACGTATTGTTTCAACCAGAAGAAGTGGGCAATGCGGTTAATGATTTTATCATAAGCTTATTACAGGGTATGCTCTTTGTCCTGATCGTAGTTTTTATAGGTGTTGGTATACGTAACGCCCTCATTATTGCCATGTCCATACCTTTGTCCATTTGCATCACTTTAATTGTTATGAAACTAACAGGTATCCATATTGAACAGATGTCCATATCGGGACTGATTGTTGCACTCGGTATACTGGTGGATAATTCCATTGTCATCAGTGATGCCATTCAAGTGAAGTTAAACGAAGGCTTAGAGAAGAAAGAGGCAGCTTTTAGAGGGGCTCGTGAACAGTTAGTACCCGTACTGACCTCCACCTTAACCACCTTAGCTGCTTTTGCAGCTATTACAACCCTTCCTGGGTCAGCAGGGGAATTTGTGAAGAGTTTGCCACAAGTTGTGTTTATATCCTTATCTGCTTCCTATGTTGTCGCCATGTTGATAACACCAGCTCTTGGAAGCCTATTTTTTAAAGCACGAGGTCCCATAGATCATCAAAAAAGACATCGGATACGACGCTTTTTTCATTATATCTTGATAAGGAGTTTTAAACATAAGATTATAACGACAATCAGTAGTTTTGCTTTGCTTGGACTAGCCGTTTTAGCAGCTCTTACCTTAGAAATTGATTTGTTTCCCTATGCGGATAAAGACCTAATGTATGTGGACCTCCAAGGAGAAGTGAAAGGTGATACCGCCAAAACAAAAACTTATGTAGAGGTGGTAGAAGGTATATTGGCAGAAGAAGAAGCCATCACAACATATACATCATCCATAGGTGGTTCATTACCCAAATTCTATATAACGGTCAACCCTTTGGCTTCTACTGCAGATATGGGGCAGATTTTATTTCGGGTGGATTTAAAAAAGAGTGTATTTAGTAATCAGAATGATTATATGATCTATCTTCAAGATAAGTTAAACCATGCACTCTATCAAGGGGTTGCAACCGTTAATCAGTTAGAACTAACAGAAAGTGGCTCAGACTTTAAAGTGGTTATTGCTGGAGAAGACATGGATACTTTAAAGGGGTTAGCAGATGAGGTGGAGAAAAAATTACTGGAGACACCAGGTACCATTAATGTTCAGAGCAATAGTGTCGGCAAAGTCTACGCCTATCAAGTTGACATTGACTCTGCCATGGCAACAACATTTGGCTTAACGAAATACGATATTCAGAATCAGTTGAATCTATCTTTATATGGTTCATCACCTACCACGTTGCAACTTAACAACACGACCTATGATATTTGGTTAAAAACTAATGCTTCAACCATCAAGGATATAGAAAACCTTCGCATAAAATCAAGAATAACAGGCAATAAAACCCTTTTAAAACAAGTGGCACATACACGATTAGAAGACAACCTTCCAACCATTAATCGTTTAGATGGGAGACGTGCTATTACCGTTGAAACCAATGTGATATCCGGTTACAGTGTCCTTGAAATAGGCAATGAAGTGGAAGCATTAATTGAGGATTATCCTGATAAAGAGGGGCTTCAAGTAAAATATTTTGGGCAAAAAGAAACCATGGACAACTATTTAAGTGGATTAGATGTGGCTGCTCTATTTTCATTAGCTATTATCTACATCATATTGTTATTACAATTTAATTCCTATAAACAACCTTTTGTGATTTTGATCACGGTGCCTTTATCGTTAATTGGTTCTATTCTTATCTTTGTTTTATTTGATATTAAGGTAACCTTTACAGTGTTACTAGGACTCATTAGTTTAATCGGTATTGTGGTTAATAATGCTATTCTATTAATCGAATACATGAATCGTGCTAGAGCATCAGGTAGTGCCTTAGAAGAGGCCTGTATGGAGTCAGTGGACAAGCGCTTTCGACCGATTATGCTCAGTACGGTAACGACGGTTATGGGCTTAGTACCCCTAGCATTATCAGGCAGTTCATTTTTCAGCCCAATGGCCATTGCTTTAATGGGAGGGTTGATGGTATCTACGGTATTGACCCTTGTGATTATTCCTGTGGTCTATGCGTTGGTAGAAAAAGAATAA
- a CDS encoding response regulator transcription factor has translation MVDNTYFTVIFIDDEPLVLEGLETMIQWEDYGFKIGGAFHQVTEAFWYIQENKPDFIITDIHMPIYNGLQLIEKIQGFNPDAEIIVLSGFKDFDYARKAMALKVMQYLVKPLFDDDLIPLVQAVYRRLKHKKNTRQVSELSIEELLKYHLLSSISKTEIAFSKHLNGFYAQYPINGMWQYIHLEVHKDKILPLGVVAQYIYHLGWHQPCILVDLSPHTRGICVSLDDQQDSMILFEGLSKWLQKIDSKVKMASGKPVKGLVSILESYDVAVECCKYIYHKSAHKCVPYDKIGHKIENTVNHQIIKDQLLQAIEGQRDEELGHVVDMLFLLFEEQHLSLISAKKVVLNIYFDLIDMLLQRSAICAQKMTKLQVASLHEEVDMEGLYVFLEQGIHTIYDAVHHMIRSSQHDEIAAIEAYIEAHISETITLKKLASMFYMHPNYLGQKCKKHWGMGFSAYLNQYRIKKSMLLMKETTDSIQEISKQVGYKNYAHYLYYFKKVVHVTPYVYRRSIN, from the coding sequence ATGGTTGATAATACCTATTTTACAGTGATATTTATTGATGATGAACCCCTTGTTCTAGAAGGACTTGAGACAATGATTCAGTGGGAAGATTATGGTTTTAAAATTGGTGGTGCATTCCATCAAGTGACAGAGGCTTTTTGGTACATCCAAGAAAACAAACCAGACTTTATTATTACGGATATTCATATGCCCATTTATAATGGTCTACAGCTTATTGAAAAAATACAAGGTTTTAATCCTGACGCAGAGATTATCGTATTAAGCGGTTTCAAAGACTTTGATTATGCAAGAAAAGCAATGGCATTGAAAGTCATGCAATATCTGGTAAAACCATTGTTTGATGATGATTTAATCCCCCTTGTACAAGCCGTGTACAGGAGACTTAAACATAAAAAAAATACTAGGCAGGTAAGTGAACTCTCCATAGAAGAGTTATTAAAATACCACCTGCTGTCTTCGATTAGCAAAACAGAAATAGCATTTTCTAAACATCTCAATGGATTTTATGCCCAATATCCCATTAACGGCATGTGGCAATATATTCACCTAGAAGTACATAAAGACAAGATTCTGCCACTTGGTGTAGTAGCTCAATACATCTACCATCTGGGATGGCATCAACCCTGTATACTTGTCGATTTATCGCCCCATACACGAGGTATATGTGTGTCCCTAGATGACCAACAAGATAGCATGATATTATTTGAGGGGCTTAGTAAATGGTTGCAAAAGATAGACAGTAAGGTGAAGATGGCATCAGGTAAACCTGTCAAGGGGCTGGTAAGCATATTGGAATCTTATGATGTTGCTGTTGAGTGTTGTAAGTATATTTACCACAAGAGTGCTCATAAATGCGTCCCTTATGATAAGATAGGCCACAAAATAGAGAATACCGTTAACCATCAAATCATAAAGGATCAATTATTACAGGCGATAGAAGGTCAACGAGATGAGGAGCTGGGCCATGTTGTAGACATGCTCTTCTTACTGTTTGAAGAACAACATCTATCCCTCATCTCAGCTAAAAAAGTGGTGTTAAATATTTACTTTGATTTAATCGATATGCTATTGCAAAGAAGTGCCATATGTGCTCAAAAGATGACGAAGCTTCAAGTAGCATCCCTCCATGAAGAGGTGGATATGGAAGGGTTATATGTATTTTTGGAACAGGGGATCCATACCATCTATGATGCAGTTCATCACATGATCAGATCCTCACAACATGATGAGATAGCTGCTATTGAAGCCTACATTGAAGCACATATATCTGAGACCATCACCCTTAAAAAGCTAGCAAGTATGTTCTATATGCATCCTAATTATTTGGGTCAGAAATGTAAGAAACATTGGGGAATGGGCTTCTCGGCATATCTCAATCAATACCGTATTAAAAAATCCATGTTACTTATGAAAGAGACAACAGATAGTATTCAAGAGATTTCCAAGCAGGTAGGGTATAAAAATTATGCTCATTATCTTTATTATTTTAAAAAGGTTGTCCATGTAACACCATATGTTTATCGTCGTTCCATAAACTAA
- a CDS encoding efflux RND transporter periplasmic adaptor subunit, whose amino-acid sequence MKIKKYVYKFIISISVILLLAGCSLIPKETTKTKAIVRPVQVTQMKKEIKDISLSYLGVVIIHDERFIFSEQEGKVTTIHKPVGQPVNKDEKILSLNSLEEDDRTILSDSQGVIQSILVNEEDTVDVGDPVGILNVYNHRITLGITADDVKKIKVGTQATMKIGQQETEGRVCLISPYPDETTRTFACQIEMKDTYEQDDYMVGNMAEVKLILGQEEGLYLDMNHVSIDASPFVYLVDAENRVQIQPVTIEGHGEHYIKVKGLQEGDQVIRSGRVSLKEGQQVKIVDDEGVGTHE is encoded by the coding sequence ATGAAAATAAAAAAGTACGTATATAAGTTCATCATCAGCATAAGTGTTATACTGTTATTGGCGGGATGCAGCCTAATACCTAAGGAAACGACTAAGACCAAAGCCATAGTACGTCCTGTCCAAGTCACACAGATGAAAAAAGAAATAAAAGATATAAGCTTAAGCTATCTTGGTGTGGTAATCATTCATGATGAGCGGTTTATCTTTTCTGAACAAGAAGGTAAGGTTACAACCATTCATAAACCTGTAGGGCAACCTGTTAATAAAGATGAAAAAATCCTAAGTCTTAACAGCCTTGAGGAGGATGACCGTACGATTTTAAGTGATAGCCAGGGGGTAATCCAATCGATCTTGGTTAATGAAGAGGATACAGTGGATGTAGGCGACCCAGTTGGTATTTTAAATGTTTATAATCACCGTATTACCTTGGGCATAACAGCTGATGACGTGAAAAAGATTAAAGTGGGTACACAAGCAACCATGAAGATAGGCCAACAAGAGACCGAGGGCAGGGTCTGTTTGATAAGCCCCTATCCCGATGAAACAACACGGACATTTGCTTGTCAAATTGAGATGAAAGACACCTATGAACAGGATGATTACATGGTTGGTAATATGGCTGAGGTGAAGTTAATACTTGGTCAAGAAGAGGGATTGTATCTTGATATGAACCATGTGTCCATTGATGCGTCACCCTTCGTTTATCTTGTAGATGCTGAGAATCGGGTTCAGATTCAACCTGTGACCATAGAAGGTCATGGTGAGCACTATATAAAGGTAAAAGGCTTGCAAGAAGGCGACCAAGTCATCCGTTCTGGCAGAGTCTCTTTAAAGGAAGGTCAGCAAGTCAAAATAGTTGACGATGAGGGAGTGGGCACCCATGAATAG
- a CDS encoding ABC transporter permease codes for MKNEIMGSVVEDQVKKKHLRKKHHRITWKQIKKQKEFMLISIPFLVYIIIFSYLPLWGWLMAFQNYRPGKALTEQVWVGLKQFRLLFLDERFLRVLRNTLAMSTINLILGFTTAIILALLLNEIKHRLFKRSVQTISYLPHFLSWVIAAGIVSMVLGSQGIVNVVLMELNIVKEPVLWLSEGKYFWGIVGISTVWKELGWNTIIYLAAMSAINPALYEAAEVDGAGRFKKMWHITLPGIRPTIVILLILSIGRILEAGLEVQYLLGRGMTMDWAETIDLFALNYGIKIGNYSLATAAGIFKSLVSVILIFGANNMAKRLGQERLI; via the coding sequence ATGAAAAATGAAATCATGGGTTCGGTGGTAGAAGATCAAGTAAAGAAGAAACACCTGAGAAAAAAACATCATCGCATCACCTGGAAGCAAATAAAAAAGCAAAAAGAATTTATGCTCATATCCATACCGTTTTTAGTCTACATTATCATATTTTCTTATTTGCCCTTATGGGGCTGGCTCATGGCATTTCAGAATTACCGACCAGGTAAAGCACTGACCGAACAAGTATGGGTGGGCTTGAAGCAATTCCGATTATTATTTTTAGATGAAAGGTTTTTAAGAGTCCTTAGAAACACTCTTGCTATGAGTACCATTAACCTTATATTAGGCTTTACTACCGCTATTATTCTGGCTCTGTTGCTGAATGAAATTAAGCATCGGTTATTCAAGCGCAGTGTACAAACCATATCCTATTTGCCTCATTTCTTATCCTGGGTTATTGCGGCAGGGATTGTATCCATGGTACTTGGTTCACAGGGTATTGTTAATGTTGTCTTAATGGAACTAAACATTGTAAAAGAGCCTGTGCTGTGGTTAAGTGAAGGAAAATATTTTTGGGGTATTGTAGGGATATCTACTGTATGGAAGGAGTTAGGGTGGAATACCATTATCTACCTAGCAGCCATGTCTGCCATTAATCCAGCTCTATATGAAGCGGCTGAAGTGGATGGAGCAGGCAGGTTTAAAAAAATGTGGCACATTACATTACCCGGTATTCGGCCAACCATTGTTATACTACTCATCTTAAGTATTGGTCGAATATTAGAGGCAGGCCTGGAAGTACAATACTTATTGGGTAGAGGTATGACCATGGATTGGGCCGAAACCATTGATTTATTTGCCCTTAACTATGGTATTAAAATCGGCAACTATTCCCTTGCAACAGCTGCTGGTATATTTAAAAGTTTAGTGAGCGTAATCCTGATTTTTGGTGCAAACAATATGGCCAAAAGACTTGGGCAGGAAAGGTTAATATAG